Proteins co-encoded in one Halorussus vallis genomic window:
- a CDS encoding AI-2E family transporter, with protein sequence MSGTRQRAVGAVFLALVALSAAVLFDVLATVFFAITVAYVLVPLHRRLVDRGLPPWWASAVATALAFVGVVVVFASFGFLIYRRQAELLALIRELPRSTTVELFGFVYTLDASVVVRLSRESLTGLALSIARLAPILALKATLFAMLVFALLIHRGEVRRALLGLVPAAHRDIATAFHERTRETLFAIYVLQAATALATFLVALPVFVLFDFEFYVTLAIVSGLLQFLPIVGPSFLVALLAVHRFTVGDATGAVLFAVVASVVVGWLPDAVVRPRLARETAHLPGSLYFVGFTGGLLSLGPVGFIAGPLVVALLVEASQMLTVEVNGHGHEEPE encoded by the coding sequence ATGTCCGGAACGAGACAGCGCGCGGTGGGCGCCGTCTTTCTGGCGCTCGTCGCCCTCTCGGCCGCGGTGCTGTTCGACGTGCTCGCGACGGTCTTCTTCGCCATCACCGTCGCCTACGTCCTCGTCCCGCTCCACCGCCGACTGGTCGACCGGGGGCTCCCGCCGTGGTGGGCCAGCGCGGTCGCGACGGCGCTCGCGTTCGTCGGCGTGGTCGTCGTCTTCGCCTCGTTCGGCTTCCTGATATACCGCCGGCAGGCCGAGTTGCTCGCGCTCATCCGGGAACTCCCGCGGAGCACGACGGTCGAACTGTTCGGCTTCGTCTACACGCTCGACGCGAGCGTCGTCGTCAGACTCTCCCGAGAGTCCCTGACCGGACTCGCGCTGTCTATCGCCCGCCTCGCGCCCATCCTCGCGCTCAAGGCCACGCTGTTCGCGATGCTGGTGTTCGCGCTGTTGATTCACCGCGGAGAGGTCCGCCGGGCGCTGCTGGGACTGGTTCCGGCAGCCCACCGGGACATCGCGACCGCCTTCCACGAGCGCACCCGCGAGACGCTGTTCGCCATCTACGTCCTCCAGGCCGCGACGGCACTCGCCACCTTCCTCGTCGCGCTCCCGGTGTTCGTCCTGTTCGACTTCGAGTTCTACGTGACGCTCGCCATCGTCTCGGGACTCCTCCAGTTCCTGCCCATCGTCGGCCCCTCGTTTTTGGTCGCCCTGCTCGCGGTCCACCGGTTCACGGTCGGTGACGCGACCGGCGCGGTCCTGTTCGCCGTCGTGGCCAGCGTCGTCGTCGGGTGGCTTCCCGATGCGGTCGTCCGGCCGCGCCTCGCCCGCGAGACGGCCCACCTCCCCGGAAGCCTCTACTTCGTCGGCTTCACCGGCGGCCTGCTCAGCCTCGGCCCCGTCGGATTCATCGCGGGACCGCTCGTGGTCGCACTCCTCGTGGAGGCCTCACAGATGCTGACGGTCGAGGTCAACGGCCACGGGCACGAAGAACCCGAATAG
- a CDS encoding thiamine ABC transporter substrate-binding protein, producing the protein MKRRTFVKSGAAGALVGLAGCTGGGTGGQGTTANGGTTTGDATTTAETETAAAKTTRENLSGTLTVATYSSFVDAPSSSPGKWLKQTFEKRHPDVTVKFRTPENELNYYIQRAAQGVDLDADLYVGVNPDHLIRIDEKLGGKKLFEPTAQSLSNYGHVKDSLKFDPKHRAVPYDTGYISLVYNENQIKQAPTTFADLLKDRYQGKLIVQNAKTAVTGRAFLLWTVHTVGEDRYLDWWRKLANNGAKIMGSWDDAYTAYENGEAPMVVSYSTDQVYANRYNKDMSKHQVGFLNDQGYANPEGMAKFAGTDQSALAEAFMDFMLEKEAQKQIAQRNVQFPATDWAPLGEEFKKYAKEPPNPVTFTYDQLKGNVDDWVDSWAREIASK; encoded by the coding sequence ATGAAACGACGAACCTTCGTCAAAAGCGGCGCGGCGGGAGCGCTCGTCGGCCTCGCCGGTTGCACCGGCGGCGGGACCGGCGGCCAGGGGACGACCGCGAACGGCGGGACGACGACCGGCGACGCGACCACGACCGCGGAGACCGAAACCGCGGCGGCGAAGACGACCCGCGAGAACCTCAGCGGGACGCTGACGGTCGCGACGTACAGTTCGTTCGTCGACGCGCCGAGTTCCTCGCCCGGCAAGTGGCTCAAGCAGACCTTCGAGAAGCGCCACCCGGACGTGACCGTGAAGTTCCGGACGCCCGAGAACGAACTCAACTACTACATCCAGCGGGCCGCCCAGGGCGTCGACCTCGACGCCGACCTCTACGTCGGAGTCAACCCCGACCACCTCATCCGCATCGACGAGAAACTGGGCGGCAAGAAGCTGTTCGAACCGACGGCGCAGTCGCTGTCGAACTACGGCCACGTCAAGGACAGCCTGAAGTTCGACCCGAAGCACCGCGCAGTGCCCTACGACACGGGGTACATCAGCCTCGTCTACAACGAGAACCAGATTAAACAGGCGCCCACGACGTTCGCCGACCTGCTGAAGGACCGCTACCAGGGCAAGCTCATCGTCCAGAACGCCAAGACCGCCGTCACGGGCCGGGCGTTCCTGCTGTGGACCGTCCACACCGTCGGCGAGGACCGCTACCTCGACTGGTGGCGGAAGCTCGCGAACAACGGCGCCAAGATAATGGGGTCGTGGGACGACGCCTACACCGCCTACGAGAACGGCGAGGCCCCGATGGTCGTGTCGTACTCGACCGACCAGGTGTACGCCAACCGCTACAACAAGGACATGAGCAAGCACCAGGTCGGCTTCCTCAACGACCAGGGGTACGCCAACCCCGAGGGGATGGCGAAGTTCGCCGGCACCGACCAGTCGGCGCTCGCCGAGGCGTTCATGGACTTCATGCTCGAGAAGGAGGCCCAGAAGCAGATCGCCCAACGCAACGTCCAGTTCCCCGCGACCGACTGGGCGCCGCTGGGCGAGGAGTTCAAGAAGTACGCCAAGGAGCCGCCGAACCCCGTCACGTTCACCTACGACCAACTGAAGGGCAACGTCGACGACTGGGTCGACTCGTGGGCGCGCGAGATAGCCAGCAAGTAA
- a CDS encoding ABC transporter permease: MSDRREDATENPESGSAPGAPASDGAPGTREREPVARARAGDWLERRALTVLGVVTAAVLLVVFYYPVLTVFADAVRVGGRFTTEVVAEVLTDPFYFGVLAPLLSGDFAELGDVAADTPLGLFGFTAFQALLSTVASVALGVPGAYVLSRYEFPGRRTIRSLTIVPFVLPSIMVAIGFYAFFGANGPVNDLLAALGFGRANLLLTLEAIIVAHAFYNAPLVARVTTAAWESVDARMVETARSLGANPRRAFRNVLAPQLLPAILTGALLTFVFTFMSFPIVLALGGFELATVEVWVYSLVQDLDYAEAATLAAFETVLSLVLTYAYLRYEARQAGGARAANPPARKRLVPDDWTPGAALERAGVLAYAVVVAVVFVGPLASMVVESLTGPQGFTLQYYRFLVERQVEGASFQTKPGVAVRNSLLFGVATLVVALPMGVTVAVLTTRGGRGRKLADTAAMAPLAVSGVVVGLGMLRGLVFGVELWGTRVQVSGPVAIVAAHAVAAYPFVVRNVAPLLAGVDRSMVESARALGATRARALLDVELPLVASGVAAGAAFAFAISVGEFDSTVILATGSSSYTMPVAVERYIGSQTLGPATAMGTVLLVVTSVAFVAVDRLGGRWET; this comes from the coding sequence GTGAGCGACAGACGCGAGGACGCGACCGAGAACCCGGAGTCCGGTAGCGCGCCCGGAGCGCCAGCGTCGGACGGCGCGCCCGGAACCCGCGAGCGAGAGCCAGTCGCCCGCGCTCGCGCGGGCGACTGGCTCGAACGCCGCGCGCTGACGGTGCTCGGCGTTGTGACGGCGGCGGTCCTGCTCGTGGTCTTCTACTACCCTGTCCTCACGGTGTTCGCCGACGCGGTCCGGGTCGGCGGACGGTTCACGACCGAGGTCGTCGCCGAGGTGCTGACCGACCCGTTCTACTTCGGCGTGCTCGCCCCGCTCCTCTCGGGCGACTTCGCCGAACTCGGCGACGTCGCCGCCGACACGCCGCTGGGGCTGTTCGGCTTCACGGCGTTCCAGGCGCTACTCTCGACGGTCGCCAGCGTCGCGCTCGGCGTCCCCGGCGCCTACGTCCTCTCTCGCTACGAGTTCCCCGGCCGGCGGACGATTCGTTCGCTGACCATCGTCCCGTTCGTCCTGCCCTCCATCATGGTCGCCATCGGATTCTACGCCTTCTTCGGCGCGAACGGTCCCGTCAACGACCTGCTCGCCGCGCTCGGGTTCGGCCGGGCGAACCTGCTGTTGACCCTCGAAGCGATAATCGTCGCCCACGCCTTCTACAACGCGCCGCTGGTCGCGCGGGTCACCACCGCGGCGTGGGAGAGCGTGGACGCCCGGATGGTCGAAACCGCCCGCTCGCTCGGCGCGAACCCGCGGCGAGCGTTCCGCAACGTGCTCGCACCCCAACTCCTGCCGGCGATTCTGACGGGCGCGCTCCTAACCTTCGTCTTCACGTTCATGTCGTTCCCCATCGTGCTCGCGCTCGGCGGGTTCGAGTTGGCGACCGTCGAGGTGTGGGTGTACTCGCTGGTCCAGGACCTGGACTACGCCGAGGCCGCGACGCTCGCCGCGTTCGAAACCGTGCTCTCGCTCGTACTGACCTACGCCTACCTCCGGTACGAGGCCCGGCAGGCCGGCGGTGCGCGCGCGGCGAATCCGCCGGCCCGCAAGCGACTCGTCCCCGACGACTGGACGCCCGGCGCCGCGCTCGAACGCGCCGGCGTCCTCGCCTACGCCGTCGTGGTCGCCGTGGTGTTCGTCGGCCCGCTGGCGAGCATGGTCGTCGAGAGCCTGACCGGGCCGCAGGGGTTCACCCTCCAGTACTACCGGTTCCTCGTCGAGCGCCAGGTCGAGGGCGCCTCGTTCCAGACCAAGCCCGGCGTGGCGGTGCGCAACTCCCTGCTGTTCGGCGTCGCCACCCTCGTCGTCGCGCTCCCGATGGGCGTCACCGTCGCGGTGCTGACGACCCGGGGCGGCCGGGGGCGAAAGCTGGCCGACACCGCCGCGATGGCGCCGCTGGCGGTCAGCGGCGTCGTCGTCGGCCTCGGGATGCTCCGGGGACTGGTCTTCGGCGTCGAACTCTGGGGGACGAGGGTCCAGGTTTCGGGGCCGGTCGCCATCGTGGCGGCCCACGCCGTCGCGGCCTACCCCTTCGTGGTCCGGAACGTCGCGCCCCTGCTGGCGGGCGTCGACCGCTCGATGGTCGAGTCGGCCCGCGCGCTCGGGGCGACCCGGGCGCGGGCGCTCCTCGACGTCGAACTCCCGCTGGTCGCCTCGGGAGTGGCCGCGGGCGCCGCCTTCGCGTTCGCCATCAGCGTCGGCGAGTTCGATTCGACGGTGATTTTGGCCACGGGGAGTTCGAGTTACACGATGCCCGTCGCCGTCGAGCGCTACATCGGCAGCCAGACCCTCGGCCCGGCCACCGCGATGGGGACGGTGCTGCTGGTCGTGACCAGCGTCGCGTTCGTCGCGGTCGACAGACTGGGAGGGCGGTGGGAGACGTGA
- a CDS encoding ABC transporter ATP-binding protein yields the protein MTDLHLDAVSKSFGNVTALRAVDLDVADGEFFTLVGPSGCGKTTTLRAVAGFETPDSGSVRFGDREMTGVAPEDRDVGVVFQNYALFPHMTVAENVAYGLRFRETPRGRSRDERVADLLELVDLAGFGDRDPDELSGGQRQRVALARALAPGPEVLLLDEPMSALDARLRQTLRTQVKRIQSELGITTLYVTHDQEEALAVSDRVAVMNDGRVEQVGRPEDVYRRPATRFVAEFVGDNNVFEGELRDGSVRVGDAAFRVADLDRSPGGAVTFCVRPEVLELGATENAFEATVETVEFLGESFRVHLDWDGRPVVLRVEERPERERLRVGFDPEDAHVVSAAGSGRAVAEER from the coding sequence GTGACCGACCTCCACCTCGACGCCGTCTCGAAGTCCTTCGGCAACGTGACCGCGCTCCGCGCCGTCGACCTCGACGTGGCCGACGGCGAGTTCTTCACGCTGGTCGGCCCGTCGGGGTGCGGCAAGACCACCACCCTGCGGGCGGTCGCGGGGTTCGAGACGCCCGACTCGGGGTCGGTCCGGTTCGGCGACCGCGAGATGACCGGCGTCGCCCCCGAGGACCGCGACGTGGGCGTGGTCTTCCAGAACTACGCGCTGTTTCCCCACATGACCGTCGCGGAGAACGTCGCCTACGGCCTGCGGTTCCGCGAGACGCCGCGGGGACGCTCGCGGGACGAGCGGGTCGCCGACCTGCTCGAACTGGTCGACCTCGCCGGGTTCGGCGACCGGGACCCCGACGAACTGTCTGGTGGCCAGCGCCAGCGCGTCGCGCTGGCGCGGGCGCTCGCGCCCGGCCCGGAGGTGCTCCTGCTCGACGAACCGATGAGCGCGCTCGACGCCCGCCTCCGCCAGACGCTGCGGACCCAGGTCAAGCGAATTCAGTCGGAACTCGGCATCACGACCCTCTACGTCACCCACGACCAGGAGGAGGCGCTGGCGGTGAGCGACCGGGTGGCCGTGATGAACGACGGTCGGGTCGAACAGGTCGGCCGCCCCGAGGACGTCTATCGCCGGCCTGCGACCCGCTTCGTCGCGGAGTTCGTCGGCGACAACAACGTCTTCGAGGGCGAACTCCGGGACGGGTCGGTGCGGGTCGGGGACGCGGCGTTCCGCGTCGCCGACCTCGACCGCTCGCCGGGCGGGGCCGTCACCTTCTGCGTGCGGCCGGAGGTGCTCGAACTCGGCGCGACCGAGAACGCCTTCGAGGCGACGGTCGAAACCGTCGAGTTCCTCGGCGAATCCTTTCGGGTCCACCTCGACTGGGACGGCCGACCCGTGGTGCTCCGGGTCGAGGAACGCCCGGAGCGAGAGCGCCTGCGGGTCGGTTTCGACCCCGAGGACGCCCACGTGGTTTCCGCCGCCGGAAGCGGGCGGGCGGTCGCCGAGGAGCGGTGA
- a CDS encoding twin-arginine translocation signal domain-containing protein translates to MTRSSGSDSNDNANSDVASRRSFLLATGAVGAATSLGGLAAGQGTTTGQETTTAGGQATTILLGGEVEHWFGLAPSAIHGAENPTLQLQSGQRYEIVWMNLDGHEHELIIEDANGGEIVASESNEQMGATASLTFTASEEMAQYYCEYHPKRMRGDIQFGTGFETTTAGGTTTAANGTTTDGGGGGGGY, encoded by the coding sequence ATGACACGATCGAGCGGTTCCGACAGTAACGACAACGCGAACAGCGACGTCGCATCGCGGCGCAGTTTCCTGCTGGCGACCGGCGCGGTCGGGGCGGCCACGAGCCTCGGCGGGCTCGCGGCCGGCCAGGGGACGACGACCGGCCAGGAAACCACGACGGCCGGCGGCCAGGCGACGACGATACTGCTCGGCGGCGAGGTCGAACACTGGTTCGGCCTCGCACCGTCGGCGATTCACGGAGCAGAGAACCCGACGCTCCAACTGCAGTCGGGCCAGCGGTACGAAATCGTCTGGATGAACCTCGACGGCCACGAACACGAACTCATCATCGAGGACGCGAACGGGGGCGAAATCGTGGCGAGCGAGTCGAACGAGCAGATGGGAGCCACCGCGTCGCTGACGTTCACGGCGAGCGAGGAGATGGCCCAGTACTACTGCGAGTACCACCCGAAGCGAATGCGCGGCGACATCCAGTTCGGCACCGGGTTCGAGACGACCACGGCCGGCGGGACGACGACAGCGGCGAACGGCACGACGACCGACGGTGGCGGCGGCGGTGGCGGTTACTGA
- a CDS encoding cupredoxin domain-containing protein, with the protein MGENQHARLSRRAVLAAATTTGALAGIGGVRGVEKFRRVQATEIALDGAVSGWVGRTPQSIAGMTNPALSLDPGVTYRVTWTNADGVPHSFVVEDSDGNPLVETDIVSERGATQTVEFEATPAMAEYYCEVHPQTMRGTVAVESGGATSGGGETGEETATGTETTADDETTRASERPPVLDETTVVLGAQVGYWLGLTPAGIRGRPNPTLRLRAGREYDLVWVNLDGVEHDFHVADASGEDLADTSDRDGVGETHETSFEATPAMAEYFCAFHPQSMRGGVEVVTGEGLVRR; encoded by the coding sequence ATGGGGGAAAATCAGCACGCGCGACTGTCGCGGCGGGCCGTCCTCGCGGCCGCCACGACGACCGGGGCGCTCGCAGGAATCGGGGGAGTACGGGGAGTGGAGAAATTCAGGCGGGTACAGGCGACCGAAATCGCGCTGGACGGAGCGGTCTCGGGGTGGGTCGGTCGGACGCCGCAATCGATCGCAGGGATGACGAATCCGGCGCTGTCGCTCGACCCCGGCGTGACCTACCGAGTCACGTGGACCAACGCCGACGGGGTTCCGCACAGTTTCGTGGTCGAAGACTCGGACGGGAACCCGCTCGTGGAGACGGACATCGTCTCCGAGCGGGGCGCGACACAGACCGTCGAGTTCGAGGCGACGCCGGCGATGGCCGAGTACTACTGCGAGGTGCACCCGCAGACGATGCGCGGGACGGTGGCGGTCGAATCGGGGGGCGCGACGAGCGGCGGCGGAGAAACGGGAGAGGAGACGGCGACGGGAACGGAGACGACGGCAGACGACGAAACTACCCGCGCGAGCGAGCGGCCGCCGGTGCTGGACGAGACGACCGTCGTGCTCGGCGCGCAGGTGGGCTACTGGCTCGGCCTCACGCCGGCCGGAATTCGGGGGCGACCGAATCCGACGCTTCGGCTCCGAGCGGGACGCGAGTACGACCTCGTCTGGGTGAACCTCGACGGCGTCGAGCACGACTTCCACGTCGCGGACGCGAGCGGCGAGGACCTCGCCGACACCAGTGACCGAGACGGCGTGGGCGAAACCCACGAGACGTCGTTCGAGGCGACACCGGCGATGGCCGAGTACTTCTGTGCGTTCCATCCGCAGTCGATGCGGGGCGGAGTCGAGGTCGTGACCGGCGAGGGACTCGTCCGGCGGTAG
- a CDS encoding outer membrane protein assembly factor BamB family protein: MKRETKLSVLLVTTILVVSSASLGGAVLAGSPTAANAAEADGAWPGERADGGRTGVTNASGPSATYADTAWKPEGEGEPSGVAVADGTAYVGYESQSDTAVAKGAVVAHNATTGVEEWNRTDLSVVVGTPAVSGDTVFASTETITSPPSYDVGKAGLFAFDAETGETKWRFEEATDWATGATVADGTVYAISNRTLYALDAETGERRWSTETTEIPSFSLSGFAVADGSVYVTGAEGTVTAYDASDGSQQWNVSVPAASEMSGPAVSDGAIYVTAQPNVVYRLSADDGGVEWRRPVRAKFEDSESDWISAPAVTDETVYVTTDDHYEDGDDERVGAVHALDAKTGTEDWQFRTAVRLTSAPSVGANSVYVGGDFPTKGDYGPGFQEGEDPTKYVHYPTAHTVVYSLDRADGSERWSYATEGGLRYEDPFVTAPANGHVYVAENDDRSLELGGEVYALNGSETKPSDEHQVADDEPRTRDSEPTATIRTAPKDAEDGELGGNSTVKLRADASDEDDEIVTYEWDLDGDGTFETTGKRAEVTVPACGSVEVTLRVTSSDGKTATETITLDAGA, encoded by the coding sequence ATGAAACGAGAAACGAAGTTATCGGTACTACTAGTAACGACGATCCTCGTCGTCTCGTCTGCGTCGCTCGGCGGCGCGGTCCTCGCCGGGTCGCCGACCGCGGCCAACGCGGCCGAAGCGGACGGCGCGTGGCCCGGAGAGCGCGCGGACGGCGGACGAACCGGCGTGACGAACGCGAGTGGACCGAGCGCAACGTACGCAGACACCGCGTGGAAACCGGAAGGAGAGGGCGAACCGTCTGGCGTCGCCGTCGCCGACGGGACCGCCTACGTCGGTTACGAATCCCAATCCGACACCGCGGTCGCCAAGGGCGCGGTCGTCGCGCACAACGCGACGACCGGTGTGGAAGAGTGGAACAGAACCGACCTCTCGGTCGTGGTCGGCACGCCCGCCGTCTCCGGCGACACGGTGTTCGCGTCCACGGAGACGATTACCAGTCCGCCGAGCTACGATGTCGGCAAGGCCGGACTGTTCGCGTTCGACGCCGAGACGGGCGAGACGAAGTGGCGGTTCGAGGAAGCGACCGACTGGGCGACCGGTGCGACCGTGGCCGACGGCACGGTGTACGCAATTTCGAACAGGACTCTCTACGCGCTCGACGCCGAAACCGGCGAACGGCGATGGAGTACGGAGACCACGGAAATCCCGAGCTTTTCGTTGAGTGGCTTTGCAGTCGCCGACGGCAGCGTCTACGTGACCGGTGCCGAGGGAACCGTGACAGCGTACGACGCCAGCGACGGGAGCCAACAGTGGAACGTGTCGGTCCCGGCCGCGTCGGAGATGTCCGGTCCTGCGGTCTCGGACGGCGCAATCTACGTCACCGCACAGCCGAACGTCGTCTATCGGCTGTCGGCGGACGACGGGGGCGTCGAATGGCGACGACCCGTGCGGGCGAAGTTCGAGGACAGCGAGTCCGACTGGATTAGCGCCCCCGCGGTGACGGACGAGACGGTGTACGTCACGACCGACGACCACTACGAAGACGGCGACGACGAGCGTGTCGGTGCGGTTCACGCGCTCGACGCGAAGACGGGAACCGAAGACTGGCAGTTCCGGACCGCCGTGCGACTCACGAGCGCGCCATCGGTCGGCGCGAACTCGGTGTACGTCGGCGGCGACTTCCCCACGAAGGGCGACTACGGCCCGGGCTTCCAGGAGGGTGAAGACCCGACGAAGTACGTCCACTACCCGACCGCGCACACGGTCGTCTACTCGCTCGACCGAGCAGACGGAAGCGAGCGGTGGAGCTACGCGACCGAGGGTGGACTACGGTACGAGGACCCGTTCGTCACGGCACCCGCGAACGGTCACGTCTACGTCGCCGAGAACGACGACCGGTCATTAGAGTTGGGTGGAGAAGTCTACGCGCTCAACGGGAGCGAGACGAAACCGAGCGACGAGCATCAGGTCGCAGACGACGAACCGCGGACGCGGGACTCCGAACCGACGGCGACGATTCGGACCGCGCCGAAGGACGCCGAAGACGGAGAACTCGGCGGCAACTCGACCGTCAAACTGCGGGCGGACGCGAGCGACGAGGACGACGAGATAGTGACGTACGAGTGGGACCTCGACGGTGACGGCACCTTCGAGACCACGGGCAAACGCGCCGAAGTGACCGTTCCGGCGTGCGGCAGCGTCGAAGTCACACTACGCGTCACCAGTAGCGACGGCAAGACGGCGACGGAGACGATTACGCTCGACGCCGGAGCGTAG